In Amblyomma americanum isolate KBUSLIRL-KWMA chromosome 8, ASM5285725v1, whole genome shotgun sequence, the DNA window aagaaaaaaatcgagCTTAGGAGGCGAAGTGATAATAAGAAATGTCGTCCACTTTAGCGAAGAAACGCGCACAGTTTGCAcattttctggtgtccgcctaTAGTAGACCGAGAAATTATTCTATTTTAAGCCCGTCTCCCTCAGCATGCTTATGCTCACTGAAGCCGACCCTGGGCACTTTGACAGATGTTACAAACCAACTGCTATGCGTAAAAGTCAGTGGCATTTCAATGACAGTCACCTGCAATTGGAGCTGACATTGCACTTCCTTACTGTAGACCAACTCCTTCATCAACGTCACCATACTCTACAGGATGCACCCCACGTGCTACGAATTTAACTGCAAGCACTGCAAGGTGTCCAACACCCTGCGCCACATGGTCCGGGAGTGCGACAGCACACAGGTACCACCCGCGCAACAACCTTCCAGAGAGCAGCGGGACGCCTGGCTCATGCGGATGGACAGGGCGCGGCGAATGCCTTGGGCCCACACGGCCTCCTGGACCAAGGACGTCACCCGCATGAGGTGAAAACTCTCATCTGCTCATTTGGACAATGAAGttaatcttctttttcttcttcaccccaggtatatggcataTAACCCACgcgggggggattggccaaggtgtagagAGAACCCGCTcgggtacagtgaactagaacgtTCTAGTTCCCTGTAGCTCGGGCGTTGCTCTTCTGTGTTCcacggagaaagaggaagaagttGCAGCTGCGCGGTCAAGAGGCGTTCACAGGTGAGCCAACATTTCCGAAACAATTTTTCTCCTTCGAGTGGTACGGAGTGTTCTCTGCATGTTTGCCTCGCTTGCTTGACACAGTAGACATCTGAGAGTTCTTGCATGGAAACGTGCTCTGCCAAAAAGTGGAGTTCCTTACTTGGATTCCCCAGACACGTGTAGCAAACTAATAAGCTAATGCAAGGGAGCTTTCCCAACGTACTTTGTCTCTTGCCGGTATGAAAACAAACTATTGTTTTCAtcccattttattttatttctttgcccCCTCGCTTAAGGCTGCAGATCCGAGCTATTACGAAGTGAGGCGGTGCTTTTGCTATTGACAAAGGGCAGAAGGAATTTGACTCGACTGAGAATTGTCAGGTTAAGGACCATCTCCTTCGCTTTCCTGAATAGCCTCTGCTGCATGGAAACCTTAACGTCATGTGAACCGTTCGACGCCAATGACTATAGGACCTCCTCTCAAGATAATTCGCCGCTCTCTTAATGAGACTTGCATTCGACTATAGTGATCTTAAACGATAAACTTCACGTGAATATCTAACTACCTAACAGGCGCCTATACAAACCCTGCACGCAAGGTGTGGTCACTCAAAACAAGACCTACGCGCAAATTTGTTCTACCAGTGTATTCCACTCTTAGAACCTCTACTCGCGCAGACAGGATAGTTGCAATGCGGATAGTGATGTCACTCCCACACGGAAGAGTGAGAGTCCTAACTAACCTAAACGGCATATAACAATCGCTAATTTTTCCCCAGATTCCGCACGATTCTCCTCCagagtgttggtcaaatgtttaggagaatccccaaAGGTGGAGTAGAACTGTAATAAGGCAGCAAATGCACATTAGCGTCCACCGGGGACcccgaaccaggacgaatttttcgttAACAACGAAGTTTATCTGGAAGCTGTCTATATTTCGTCTGTAGacccgtatggctgcgcttgggtagatgccaatgagtaattactcccttattatccCCATAGTGTGTTCCATCGTGATCAGTGCCGCGGCACTTTCTTTTTAAATTTAATCTGCAGTGCAAACGAAATTTCGGAAACCCGCATTGTGTGCGAGGTTTGATAACGGTCACGCGTTGTCTTCGTTTAAGAACAGTTGCAGGAACGATTAGTTTGTTCGCGTGGAATATCCCCGAATTATCTCAGTCTACATTGCGAAGACACGCAAATCAAATTTTGCAGTTTAGCGTCCCGAATGAGgaacgtcgtagtggaggacCACGGGTTAATTTAggccggggttctttaacgtgcgctgacagcgcacagcgTACGGTTGTTTTGGCACTTCACCTCCATAGAAGTGGGACCGGAGCTTCTTCTGTCTGACCCACCACCTTCGGATAAACAGGCGAAcgccaaccactgagccaccgcggcgagtcaaAGATACGAGTATAAAGCCGATCTGTGGAGACATGGTGCATGCGACAATTATGTTATAGCATGGCAACTTCCAAACGGAGCTGGGATGGGCTGGGAAAGAGCCCTGAAAGCGAGCTGCATTAACCCTTTCGgccctgaattttttatttcgacGACAGATTTTTTTAGCTCCTTGTTATATGTGTGTATGAGTCAAATAACATCCCCAGAAATTTTTAACCTGCTGACGATGACCTCGGGAAAAAATGGGCGGTTTTGGTTTCGCTTTCGAAGCGCAGAGTCGAATTTTCTCTTGTGGCGTCAATTGACACCGCCAGGGCCGAAAGGGTTAAAGCGATCTGATATCAGGCCGGAGGTTAACTGTCCTAACAACCTCCGCATTCCATCAGGCCATGGCCAGTTCGCAGCCGGGACCTCCtgtgccagcggcggcggcggcggggcaGCCCGCGTCGCCCAAGACCTTCATGACCCCACTGGGCGTACACGCGCCGAAGGAGGCGGCCAAAGTTACGCAATCGCAGATCGACGGTCCTCCGAACCTGGCCGTGAAGGTGAGATTAACTCTGGCCAGGTACTTATCCAAAGGTGATGGGGGGGGGGAACCTATGTGTAGGGGAAACGTCACGGGGAGTGCCTTGTGCGTTCTGCGTCTTTCCACTATCATTGTGGGATTCCTAGTGTGGTTTTCTAGTGTAGTTGGCTTCCATCCCAGTAGGGATGAAGGGGAACTTTCAAACACGGCGCGCGGTCACTAGGGCTGAGGAGGCCCCTTCcagcctagcctctgctgcatagTCACAGAAAGTTGTGCGGGACTACAGTGTGATCGAGCGTTTAAGGATCGAACCCGATATATCCGAACTGAAGTCGAGAAAGGAAACAATACTTGAGCCTGAGCACACATTGCGCACAGCTTACACCCGATGGTTCCTTAGGACAACTGAGGGAGCGCTCAGTTACCAGGGATGGCAGTGAAGGGTGAAGACGAGTGTAGGAAACTGGCGGGGAAAAGGAGGCCGCGGCTTGCACAGGAATTGGTTAATTTAAAATCGATGCGGGAGGCCAAGGTCTTGTTGGAAAAGTAGTcggtctgatgatgatgataacgatgaGACGTCCCCGCaggccttccacctgctgctggACCGCGCCCAGAGAAACCGCGACGAGAGCGGCCAGCCGGCCAGCTTCCAGTACACGCTGTGCTTCACGGTGGCGCTCGTGCTTGTCGTCACCGTggtgggcgcggtgctgctcgaacAGGCCGCCAGGAGGCAGCGCGACAAGATCACCTCCTCCACCGCCGAAGAGGAAGCCAAGGTTACCAAGGCACCCGGACTACGTGCGTGAATCCATCTTTATGGGCGATAACGTACGGCCCATGTGCCTGTACTGCGTGCAGTAACTGggacagctgggcgagttgatgctggTTCATGCTAACAAGAACAAGCTAACACGTTCATGCTGACAAGAAGGCTTTAGCTAAAAGACACTTATAACACCTTCTTTCACCTTTGTGTTTTAAACACTTGTAGCTTTCAAGTGGCGGGAAGATCCTAAGCAAATCTCTCGTGGTACCCAATGCCTTagatttttcttctttatttgttTGTGGTCGGTACTTCGGATTGTGATACTGGCAGTGAGTTCTGAACGTAAACGGTAAGCCTTCCTGGAATAACTGGTGAGGGTGACTGCATTCAGCGCACTCCTTTTATTGTTAGTGAAAAGTTTCAGGGAGAGGGGGAAATGCCAAAGCgttggtgtgtgcgtgtgtgtatgtgcgtgtgtgtgtgtgtgcgtgtgtgtgtgcgtgtgtgtgcgtgcgtgcgtgtatgtgtgtgtgcgtgtgtgtgggtgcgtgcgtgtgtgcgtgtgtgtgtgtgtgtgtgcgtgtgtgtgtacgcgcgcgtgtgtgtgtgtgtgcgtgcgtgcgtgtgtgcgtgtgtgtgtgcgtgtgtgtgtgtgtgcgtgcgtgtgtgtgtgcgtgcgtgtgtgtgtgtgtacgtgtgtgcgtgcgtgcgtgtgtgtgtgtgtgtgtgtgtgcgtgtgtgtgtgtgtgtgtgtgtgcgtgtgtgtgtgcgtgtatgtgtgcgtgcgtgcgtgcgtgtgtgattgcgtgcgtgcgtgcgtgtgtgcgtgtgtgtgtgcgtgtgcgcgtgtgtgcgtgcgtgtgtgtgcgtgtatgtgcgtgtatgtgcgtgtgtgtgcgtgcgtgtgtgtgtgtgcgtgcgtgtgtgcgtgcttgcgtgcgtgcgtgcgtgtgtgcgcgtgtgcgtgtgtgcgtgcttgcgtgtgtgcgtgcttgcgtgtgtgcgtgtttgcgtgtgtgtgtgtgtgtgtgtgtgtgtgcgtgtgtgtgtgtgtgtgtgtgtgcgtgtgtgcgtgtgtgcgtgtgcgtgtgtgcgtgtgtgtgtgtgtgtgcgtgtgtgcgtgtgcgcgtgtgcgtgcgtgcgtgtgtgtgtgcgtgcgtgtgcgtgtgcgtgtgtgtgtgtgtgtgtgtgtgcgtgtgtgcgtgtgtgcgtacgtgcgtgtgtgcgtgtgtgtgcgtgcgtgcgtgtgtgcgtgtgtgcgtgtgtgtgtgtgtgtgcgtgtgtgtgtgcgtgtgtgtgtgtgtgtgtgtgtgtgtgtgagagagagagagagagagagagagagagagaggaacaccaggtggtcaaagcAAATCCCTGCCGTTCATGGCATCACAGCCTTCAGTGTAGCTTTGcaacataaaagaaaaaatatggCGGACGACTTAGCGTGCTTATAGGCCAaacgcgaattaggtgcgctagcactttggCTTTAAGGGTAGTCTCGGTTCGACGCTCGGTTTCAAGCAGGCTTCAGTGACCGGGGCCTtactgctagcgcactaaaaagggAAAGAACAATTAAAGCTTAAGGAcatgatgcgatagcattaatgggttaattcccattgTAGTTCTGAGCTTAGACGTTAGCCTCAATACCATGACTACTTTTGCGGACACCTCTCATCACGTAGTACGTACTGTACCGACCCCCCCCTCGTTTAATTATCACATGTAATGAGACAAAGGGGTCTGATTGCTTGGCTAACCATCCTAGTCCAATTTACCAGCGATAGCTTATTCTCGGCGGTGGATTCAGGGAGCTGAGGTGCAGTTTCGGAAATGTGGTAGGTCATTGCCACAAAAATAGGAGGCGTTCTTTTTTATATCCCCTTTACAGGAGGTGGCGTTCACGCATGCGCTCTTTTCTAAATCAGTCGGCCTATTCCGTGAATACTTTTCCACACGTGGGCGGAATCTTTTAAACGGCCCCGCTTTGTGAGATTCGACCGGAGCGTGGAAAAGTCTATGCGGCGCAGACTGACGAACAAAGCAGTCCTCTCATTCTAAATTTTGTGGCTAAACCTCGGTTGTCTGTTGCGAAAAACTGCTGAAACGACGATCAAAATCTGGATGCGAGCCCATATACTTGTAGTAGACGTATTTTGTACAAAATGGCAGGAAAAATATTCTCTAGGGAATTCGCTACTGGTTTTCAGCGAAAATGAATCATTGTTTCTTATTTCGTTCCAGTAACCACAAGATTACGTCCGATCAGCGTGTAGGATGCACCAGACTTCGTTTGCACATTGGCTCAGACAAACAATATATTtagctcagtaaggcatgttgctgggcaagttggttaagcatctttgaaacttggaaagaatccaccttggcgcaagtaaaaccacacacacaaaggaaagacaaggagacaacggacaaacgcctgtccgttgtctccttgtctttcctttgtgtgtgtggttttacttgcgccaaggtggattctttccaagtttcaaagacaCAATATATTTGATGTTCTAcagtgaaaaattgataaaagtGCACTTAATCCTCTTATTTGCGTAGTTGTCTCCGGTTTTCCCCGCCGCGTTTGTTCGTTGAATATTAATAACTGTAATTGTCCTGGCAAAAACGAGACGTGTACAGTGTCCCCGCAGTGGAGTGGAGTCGGTGAAGCCAGACACGTGGTATGATTCCCATCTGATAATGTATGCACGCTGGTGCGGACACTTGACCTTGGCAGTTTCGATGCTTAGCAAGCACGCTTgttaagcgtctgaggctcgtccatggcagttccgctacacgctcgctacagccgttctatatatacccacatgtccaagtggctatgacgtggtatcccATGGTCTTATAACACTCCCATCGGATATTCTTAAGGTCA includes these proteins:
- the LOC144102160 gene encoding uncharacterized protein LOC144102160, giving the protein MASSQPGPPVPAAAAAGQPASPKTFMTPLGVHAPKEAAKVTQSQIDGPPNLAVKAFHLLLDRAQRNRDESGQPASFQYTLCFTVALVLVVTVVGAVLLEQAARRQRDKITSSTAEEEAKVTKAPGLRA